The nucleotide sequence aaCATAAAAGGCAAAAGTGATGTGACATATTACTACCTTATTATAGAGTGGATTAACTATGCCTTTCCTAATTGTCTGTCTTGGAACGGTATAATTCTTCCATGCTTCATATCTACCTTGGTTGAAAAACACAAGTTTTGAAACTTAATTATATTAACACCtagaagttgtttggtttcaCAAAATGAAAGGGTGATGCTGCGTTTAAACATTGTCTCGAGAAGCAAAATTTTGTGGTTTGTCTCCGCATAAACTAACCTAAAACCAAAAGACATCAATTTTATGTTTAGATTTTGGCCAACACAATACACAAATAGAAAAATTTAGTGTCGCAAGTAattttgtttctgtttggttCTACCACCAcgaaaattaattcatttaccAAAATTGAGTATGGTGAAAATTAAGTAGTTAAATTGTAgtgatttatattaaaattggtCTACATAAAAAGTAAGGTGAAAACCAAACTTGGaagttaaaattgcattttgagGCAAATGTATTTGATTTGACAGTGacgaaaaattaattttgaataaataattttaaaatttattttagttgaaagttattttatgtttaatatACTTCCTTAAAAGTGAATTTAAAGTTTAAGGCTAAAACaatttctttagaaaaaaaatgttatgtcCATGCTTAAAATTAAAACCAATATTAGAGACAAGatcaattttattcaaaaacacATGTCtaagttaataatttttttcttaattgacGGGTTTGTAGGGATTCTAGAGTGGTGTCGCTCGTCTTTCGAAAATGCGagttgatgatgaaatgagAAAGATGATGgaaccaaaataaaatctaagGAATAAAAACTTAATCGAGTCTAAATACTTAGTTAAGAAATagtatgatttttgtgtttggaattaaaacaaaattattatattttgctAATCTATCGTAATTATGGTTTTTGATCTTTAGACGCTTCAATATATCTCTACATCTTAATCCTTTAATCCGAATGTGATTATTCATCTAATCAATGTAGTAGTAGTGTGTTTGTTTAGACGTTGGCTAATGGCTATGACAAATGCTCCTTGAGTTGGAAACTACAATTGGTAGATCTATAAATCACGGGTAAAAGGCATACATGCCCCTCTCCCAAACATATGCtagatttgatttttgatttttgtttttatgatatttttacttTTGCTTGAGTAGTGTCCGTAGCAATAAGAGATGAAGAATGTTAATGAACGTTCGATCTaacaattttagtatttttattagTTGAATCAAGATTTatgagataaaaataaaaatttatattttttagataaaGTTTCTACtattgaatttcttaaacaatattCTTAGAATACTCGTTAGTAAGACACATAAGAGATCATTGACGTTCGAAgataaatttgatgattttagcATTTTGGGATGGTTTGCATCCACAATTGTCACCAGCTTCACCTTTCCAGTGGTAGATACGGCTGTAGCTATGAAGAGGCTTTTTTATTGTATGTTTTGTTGTGATGATGAGAAGAAACCATGGATTATTGTGCAGCTTGTTTCCATTTACTACTCTACTACATAAATCTTTGTCAATTCTAATGCTAAAAATGAGAGAGATGGAGAAATAGAGAGACAGTGAAATGAGAGGCAGGGGTCCACAAACATATATGGTCCTCTTTTTATTGTTCTTTTAGACTTTACAGCTGTAAGCAAGAAAAAGACCATAGGAAAATTACACTGGGGGTTTTAGtcttaatttattatattaatgtaaattcattaaaactaatttaaaatagtGGACAGGACTaggtcaaaaagaaaatttaaaatcttcaagCTAAGCCCCCAATGCATCATATTATTCTACAATTATTGGTGTGGGGGCATACATTACTAATCTACATATAAACTTTGGTCCTCCTTAATAAATTGTTTCCTTttgcaaaaacaattttctctctaGAGTTTTTCTCTGTCTAACTCATGAAGTCATAATCCATATGGTACTATCTATATAATGTGCCAAACTTAAAGtggagaaaaatattaatagaacCAAGGACAATCTTCCTACAAAATCAGATTTTGTCCCCCATAATAAAATCCCTTGCCTTTATGCAAGTATATCATAATTTATGATTAGATGGGTAATTTGTCAAAGACACCGCAAAACCAAAAGCATTTTGATTCTACTTACtccttttgttgttttcttcatttattGTATTACTACCCGCACTTCacttaataaaaacaaacaaataaggCATTCTTATACTTTATAACTTCTAACTTCTCCaagaaaaactattttaatCCTAAAATACCAAACTAAGATAACTCTTAATCCATTTTGCTCACATACAAAATGAGTTTTAGATTACAATATCTTTATAGAAATTGTATATACACGTGAAAAAAGTAGaatgaactttattttttattttttcacacAAGAacaaagaccaaaaaaaaaaagcaaagtaAACTAAACAACCAAAAGGTGAAGCATGCACTATAGTGAATCCACTAGAATGATGATCATGATGAATCTTTGCACCATAAAAGAAAAAGGGAtaggaaggaaaaacaaaaagaaaaacaaatctatACACAATTTGGAGAAAGGGAAAGACTACGGAATGTTATCTCCACATGGGGTATGCTAACTTTCTTGTTTCTTTAAAAAGAGTGTGCAATTAATCATAGTTAGTCTAATCCAACTAACAAGTACTCCAAAGCAATATTGGATGCATTGCATAAGCATTCAAAAGTTGATGTTATGTATCCCACTAttactttgaattttttgtaaaattgtttttccttGTTCTTCGATATGTCCTCAACTTGTCATTAGCAACACTATTAACCATGATTATTCAATTGTCACCTTCTCTTGACCGCTAAGTTGTTGTGCATTAAGACTTACTATAATTCAACTAATAAATGCTTGGAAACCAGCAAAACTAAattatatatactccctccatctttACATTATGCTCATATTTTAGTACATCGATCTTAATATTTAAATGCTTTCAATGAAATGGTGGCTAAGTTTAACAGTTAAATTCGAAttgcattaacataacagtTGCTAAATACAAATTACACTATAAAGCTCATATGTTGTACATTGATCGTTGACGATATGTACCACCATACTGCTTTCTCCGTCTTAAAACGAGCGATCTAATTTAACTATACGTGTATTATTCACATATCATGCTCATTTTTCTACTGATATAGTATAAAGATTAAAAATGTACATTGAATGGAGGGAGTAACATTTTGTCGAAAGAAAGTGGTAACAACTAACAAGTACATTGCACAATAGTACTCCTACTAACAAACCACTCAATTTTGAAGGTTCCAACTAAAAAGGTTTAACGCACTATAGTAACTAgtagtatttatttaattagtgtTGTCCAACTCTAATCTTCTGATAATGACCAACTAACTATATGCTGCAATTATACTAGAATTAAGTAGTGGTACTTTTTAACTAGGAGTATACTATATATGCCGTACAAAGCATGGTGTAGGAGTAATGAATGTGGCTCAGTGATAGAGGTAAAACATAGCTGGTGTTTTCAGTGAATAGGTCAGTGGTTAGGTTTATGGAAGGAGAGGAATAGGATTAGAGTCATTTCTATAAGACCAAAGTGTTTTCCCTTGTTACGAGgtcaaaataaaaagacaagACTCATTCccccaatcaacaacaactcactgCCCGACAAACTACTTCTCCTTTCACATGCAAACAAAACAAATCCTTCTTCTTAATCACCCCAAAAAACatttctttatttcttcatGTCTTACtagattaataaaataatactactAGTACTTGGTAAAGAGATTTTGAGTGGACCATTTGGTTGGGTCGCACATCTCTATGTTAACAGTTTCCCACCACCATCCATCCAAATatttcaaacaaacaaataaaaagcaTATATACATACACATATATATGACCAAAAATTATTACcaatttattatagaaatatcatataaatatgtcCAAATTTGGTATGGTCTAGAAGAGAaccattcaataaaataaaaaaacagtgcCTTCAAATGAAACAGATATCATAGGGTTCTTTTTTGCTCGTAGTAATAATAATCTTCATTGCCAACTTTGTCCTCTCCTCAGAAATTAACCATTCCTTTTATCCtctatcatcatcatcttcaagaGATTCATGTAAAATGAATTCTGGACATTGTTGGAAATGAAGAGATAGAAAGAAAGAGACTACTAAAGTAGCAACATGAACATAACCATAGTAAATAAATATAGATCTTTTTGGGGGGTAATTTTTTAtatggttattttttttttaaaaaggacaTAGAAAATAATGCATAGAGGATTTTAAGGAGAGGTTGCAGTGGCAAGAATTCCGACAATGACCCTGTTAATCGGTgacaaattcatattttgtccTTGATTCTTGGTCTTCTTAAACACAGGCTCTGAGGTTGAATATGATGATGCTCCCACTGTCCACGAATCGTTAGAACCATCAGAACTAAAAACAGCATCAATTACGCCACTTGGACTACCAGGGATTTCTTCATACTTTCGTTTATTATAACCataattatttgtatttgtaaGATGAAGAATCGCATTATAACATTCATCAACTTTCTCCTGTAAACAAAAATCATGTGCTTATTATCATGTTCATTAAATAATGTTATTGtcagcatttatttatttattcatttcaaaTCTAAGATGCTCATACACAATATACATATGGTCCCATTGAGTAGTTCTATTAAATTAAAGTACTTGTATTAaattaaacacaaataaattattattgattaattaaacaaaaacataagaCATGAACATATATCCAGCTACTACTACTGACCTTGCTGATTTTGAGAACATTAAGAAGCTGATTTTTGTAATCCACATCATTATCATCACTCTGTTCAATCTGGTCTATAACATGCAACATTGTAGCAGTGGCCAACACAGAAGGAACACAACCAACAAATCTTGAATCTATAATAAACATGCATATAACAAATCATAAGAAAATCAACATTTtgtctttatttattatttattttatattcttttttgtaCTTGTGCAAAAGATAAAAGTTTTTGAATAAGTAGTCAATAATACTAATAATGTTGTGCAACTGAAAGAGTACTAGAAAAAATGTTGGTGCTTACCTAAAAGTACAGATAGAAGAAGATTCTCACAGCGCCTAAGAAACTCCCAATGAAGATTAGTTTTCAATCCAAGCCTTCTTATAATGTGATCTAAAAAAGAGTGTGTTGTCACTGGATGCATCTTCCATTTCAGTGTTGACAGAATCAAAAGCTCCATTCTCTGAATAGTCTTTGCCTCAAACACATATTTAGTATCTTGCAccttaacaaaaacaaacataagaaaaaggaaaaacagaACTTGAGAGAATGTTTAGAGTTTAGAACATAACATACTTGAAGGTCTaagagaagaggaacttgaGTTTCTTCAACTTTAGCAGCTAAAGAGATGCAAGTAACAGCAACAAGCTGAATCATCCATGGCTTCTCCTTTTGAAAATGGAAGCTTAGAAGAAACCTATCAAGATAATTAACAGCAAGTGTTGCAGTGAGAGCAGAGAAACCATAATGAGCATTGACTTTAAGCATCCATTCAACAGCTTCACGACGAGGTTGAGTGAGTGAGTCAAAGTTCATCACATTTTTCAGATCGTCATAATAAGTTTCTTGTTGAATCTTTTCTTTGGAGAAAAGAGTGTTGAGTTCTTCATCTTTATTGAACAAGTTCTGTTCTAATAAAAGCAGAGGTAAAAGGGAAGTAGAGTCCAATATATCATTGTTTGTTGTTGTGACATAACTTTGTTCTCCTTCTTCATCAACAACTTCTccttcatcatcattatcatcgtCTTCCCATTTTTCTTCATGACAGTAAAGAGCATCAAAAAGAGAAGAAGTGTGttgttggtgatgatgatggatAGCCATCTTCTTCAGTGAAGAAGAGGGATTGTGGTCCTTTGTTCATTATAAAAAGAAGGAAAGAGTACTCAAGAGTCTCACATCCATCGctctctcttttcctctttGTTCAGTCTTCTCTGTGTGTGTGAAAATgtgaagaaatgaagaagagagagagtgaaaacagagaaagaaagaaagaaagaaagaaagaaaagtaataGAAACTAGAAAGAGTAGAGAGTATATAGGGAGAGGTAGTAGTAGCAGAAGAGAGTGATGATTTTCAGCTGAGTGGCTGTCACGCttgtctttttatatatttatatgaatatcaaatattaatattataataaaggaaatgttaacaagaagaaaatgaaaataaaaaaaagaaattttttaatcttttaatgcATTATACAACTTTTCatgtaaatattattatatttgttcaTTTAACTGGTGTCCAGAATACTGGTTAACAAAACccttataataaatataaatctttttttccttaaaaaaatatatcagtATTTTTTGTAGTATTTAGGGGATCTAAGTATTGacaaatatttaattcaaatcaattaaattgatttagtttttt is from Medicago truncatula cultivar Jemalong A17 chromosome 1, MtrunA17r5.0-ANR, whole genome shotgun sequence and encodes:
- the LOC25485430 gene encoding cyclin-D3-1; translation: MAIHHHHQQHTSSLFDALYCHEEKWEDDDNDDEGEVVDEEGEQSYVTTTNNDILDSTSLLPLLLLEQNLFNKDEELNTLFSKEKIQQETYYDDLKNVMNFDSLTQPRREAVEWMLKVNAHYGFSALTATLAVNYLDRFLLSFHFQKEKPWMIQLVAVTCISLAAKVEETQVPLLLDLQVQDTKYVFEAKTIQRMELLILSTLKWKMHPVTTHSFLDHIIRRLGLKTNLHWEFLRRCENLLLSVLLDSRFVGCVPSVLATATMLHVIDQIEQSDDNDVDYKNQLLNVLKISKEKVDECYNAILHLTNTNNYGYNKRKYEEIPGSPSGVIDAVFSSDGSNDSWTVGASSYSTSEPVFKKTKNQGQNMNLSPINRVIVGILATATSP